One Planctomycetota bacterium genomic window carries:
- a CDS encoding SpoVR family protein, translating into MPGTPSTDLSPELREHMARIKAKALEYGLNFFEVVFEVLPFEVMNQIAAYGGFPTRYPHWRWGMEYERLSKRDAYGLGRIYEMVINNDPVYAYLQESNAVTDQKLVMAHVYGHADFFKNNLWFAKTNRKMMDEMANHSTRVRRHIERHGHEVVERFVDACLTIENLIDPHSVYKGAVDARPPSPRDDDGQSSDAFHAEKLPAKDYMDPFINPQEELDRQKREHEAEMKAQRARTPASPERDVLLFLLRHARLESWQQDVLAIVRDEAYYYAPQGMTKVMNEGWATYWHSKLMTQHFLEAREIVHYADQHSGVVYMPPGGFNPYKIGVELFKDIERRWNTGQHGPRWEDLRELGAKDAFDDKSMRGRDKIFEVRRIYNDVSFIDEFLTEEFVERHRMYQHARDPQTGEIKIVSRDFARVKQTLLHHLTNAGQPFIYVVDANYLNRGELVLAHKFSGVEVDAARAAEVLRSLRVIWGRPVHLLLRVNEEPHMLTLAEHAGKITKERVNEDTPRPAHSV; encoded by the coding sequence ATGCCCGGCACGCCCAGCACCGACCTTTCGCCCGAGCTCCGCGAGCACATGGCCCGCATCAAGGCCAAGGCGCTCGAGTACGGGCTCAACTTCTTCGAGGTCGTGTTCGAGGTGCTGCCCTTCGAGGTCATGAACCAGATCGCGGCGTACGGGGGCTTCCCGACGCGGTACCCGCACTGGCGGTGGGGCATGGAGTACGAGCGGCTCAGCAAGCGCGACGCGTACGGGCTGGGGCGCATCTACGAGATGGTGATCAACAACGACCCCGTGTACGCGTACCTGCAGGAATCCAACGCCGTCACGGACCAGAAGCTCGTCATGGCCCACGTCTACGGGCACGCGGACTTCTTCAAGAACAACCTCTGGTTCGCGAAGACCAACCGCAAGATGATGGACGAGATGGCGAACCACTCGACCCGCGTGCGACGGCACATCGAGCGTCACGGGCACGAGGTGGTGGAACGGTTCGTGGACGCCTGCCTCACGATCGAGAACCTCATCGATCCGCACAGCGTCTACAAGGGCGCGGTCGACGCCCGCCCGCCCTCCCCGCGCGACGACGACGGGCAGTCGTCCGACGCCTTCCACGCCGAGAAGCTCCCCGCCAAGGACTACATGGACCCGTTCATCAACCCGCAGGAGGAGCTCGACCGCCAGAAGCGCGAGCACGAGGCGGAGATGAAGGCCCAGCGCGCCCGCACCCCCGCCAGCCCCGAGCGCGACGTGCTGCTCTTCCTGCTGCGCCACGCGCGCCTGGAATCATGGCAGCAGGACGTGCTCGCGATCGTCCGCGACGAGGCGTACTACTACGCCCCCCAGGGCATGACCAAGGTCATGAACGAGGGCTGGGCGACGTACTGGCACTCCAAGCTCATGACGCAGCACTTCCTGGAAGCGCGGGAGATCGTCCACTACGCCGACCAGCACTCGGGCGTCGTCTACATGCCCCCGGGTGGGTTCAACCCGTACAAGATCGGCGTCGAGCTCTTCAAGGACATCGAACGCCGCTGGAACACCGGGCAGCACGGCCCGCGATGGGAAGACCTGCGCGAGCTGGGCGCCAAGGACGCCTTCGACGACAAGTCCATGCGCGGGCGCGACAAGATCTTCGAGGTCCGGCGCATCTACAACGACGTGTCGTTCATCGACGAGTTCCTCACCGAGGAGTTCGTCGAACGCCACCGCATGTACCAGCACGCCCGCGACCCGCAGACCGGCGAGATCAAGATCGTCTCGCGCGACTTCGCCCGCGTGAAGCAGACCCTCCTCCACCACCTCACCAACGCCGGCCAGCCCTTCATCTACGTCGTCGACGCCAACTACCTCAACCGGGGCGAGCTCGTCCTCGCGCACAAGTTCTCCGGGGTCGAGGTCGACGCGGCGCGGGCGGCCGAGGTGCTGCGCTCTCTCCGCGTCATCTGGGGACGCCCCGTCCACCTGCTCCTGCGCGTCAACGAAGAGCCCCACATGCTCACCCTCGCCGAGCACGCCGGGAAGATCACCAAGGAACGCGTGAACGAGGACACGCCCCGCCCCGCCCACAGCGTCTAG